In Electrophorus electricus isolate fEleEle1 chromosome 1, fEleEle1.pri, whole genome shotgun sequence, a single window of DNA contains:
- the ubn2a gene encoding ubinuclein-2a isoform X1, with translation MAEPRKVQFVTLSAFAGGPGAESRKHRLEDETDMNFGRGARMGASVTGAAGGRGLFDKTVKKRTVRLSLSLPEPSDKSSSEFNYGELLRSQQAQTSPRAVAPALEPTDPSSDDERETPEAEALSKKFDSKYGTASRRKRRDRVQDLIDIGFGYDESDPFIDNSEAYDELVPASLTTKLGGFYINTGTLQFRAASESEGEDVDKDKHTGEGEDQDLKKKRKDGASLEVKKPRKNRLPKQGTLGLNIHRPEKKRRRKPMKDSLCLAAMLRRFTREKEEMHKHGLAAASNSLHPQLHHIHTTNNDTLLADLAADPAMMSLLTSANENELQDLLSDLDFSVLDTGPQPPAVARENGQLASGVGPKVGGGALSRGQVGLLSPPPLPDGLPAPLVKRIEDLRSASRQFDQEGRKKFFTLDMNNILLDIELQVQEQPLSVRADVYSHLEAFVPCNKEALLKRLKKLSLNIQDDRLRTPLLKLKLAVCSVMPEQTARYNMDCMAKVAANRQQMEEGERNGSEEEEEERTGKRVIGPRKKFIWDDKLRNLLCNLVRVKLKCFEQEQCSLSVEDYLKAFLENEVKPLWPKGWMQARMLFKESRTVHGHLTGLGKKRIVPTPKPTKVKEVGWTQRASLALDPASASPALLTPVRPPPSPPSEPICLSDSLDEDLATNSLDSIAHALSLLNKAANGVNLSSAHTSSSPPRALSSSSTGVGHYSSPLPHTESPALSLSTSPVTSCPLSSTSPALSGRMETFSGLKDIGCLQRRPVTSGGRSSVSNMNATPPAKPRPPPTASPLLPPQQRAFGVMGMKPGHSTPPTGQLKNSGSKSADGCSGMAAVSQTSRVNSHLNCLNSRSPQQPSRVPSSPSQSPTTPSPSPLLPQSKAPPLAHPQPGFITPMQATLTKSSHSSSSPIIKLTHRPPAPTPPPVSSPSPSPSLSLAHSRSQILTQPLQYSPKSPGFRPPFSVPAPSSAVKPSAGQLSYSFAGGQKSISPLGSSAGITNPSSIATSHTTGFHDNNTSPSAVSTNHGHRQKPVGGASQSAKTSASRVSAMGLPPPSDSSLLSQVTSAAGGSLLGSVGASLPLGFGMLGGLVPVSLPFQFPPLLNFAPPGPATPTPGCSTGGASPASNSGYGLTQNLFKSLQSGVQAALPPHLQLAFSDTNQSQADVKRKSH, from the exons ATGGCCGAACCGAGAAAAGTGCAGTTTGTCACTCTGTCGGCCTTTGCCGGTGGTCCAGGCGCAGAGTCCAGGAAACACCGGCTGGAAGATGAGACCGACATGAACTTTGGCAGAGGCGCGAGGATGGGCGCTTCGGTGACCGGGGCAGCAGGAGGTCGCGGTTTGTTCGACAAAACTGTGAAAAAGAGAACCGTGCGCCTGAGCCTCAGTCTCCCAGAGCCCAGCGACAAGTCCTCGTCCGAGTTCAACTACGGCGAGCTCCTGCGATCTCAACAG GCCCAGACGAGTCCGCGAGCTGTTGCACCTGCTCTTGAGCCCACTGATCCATCCAGCGACGATGAAAGGGAGACACCGGAAGCGGAGGCTTTGTCCAAAAAGTTTGATAGCAAATAC GGTACTGCAAGCAGGAGAAAACGGAGGGATCGGGTACAGGACTTGATTGACATCGGATTTGGTTATGATGAGAGTGACCCGTTCATAGACAACTCTGAGGCT TATGATGAGCTTGTTCCAGCATCTCTCACCACCAAGCTGGGAGGTTTCTACATCAATACGGGCACTCTGCAGTTTCGGGCAGCCTCCGAGTCCGAGGGCGAAGATGTCGATAAAGACAAGCACACAGGG GAGGGGGAAGACCAGGatctgaagaagaagaggaaagatGGCGCCAGTCTGGAAGTGAAGAAACCGCGGAAAAACCGACTGCCCAAACAGGG CACACTGGGCCTGAATATCCACAGAccagagaagaagaggagaaggaagCCGATGAaggactctctctgtctggctgccATGCTCCGCCGCTTCACCCGCGAGAAGGAGGAGATGCACAAACACGGCCTGGCCGCGGCCAGCAACTCGCTCCACCCCCAGCTCCAccacatccacaccaccaaTAATGACACGCTGCTCGCTGACCTGGCCGCTGACCCTGCCATGATGTCACTGCTGACCTCGGCGAATGAGAACGAGTTGCAGGACCTCCTGAGCGACCTGGATTTCAGTGTGCTGGACACTGGGCCGCAGCCCCCTGCCGTGGCCAGGGAGAACGGCCAGCTGGCCAGTGGCGTGGGGCCGAAAGTGGGAGGAGGGGCGCTGAGTCGGGGGCAGGTGGggcttctctctccccctcccctgcctGATGGTCTGCCTGCCCCCCTCGTCAAGCGCATCGAAGACCTGCGTTCG GCATCACGACAGTTTGACCAAGAGGGCAGGAAGAAGTTTTTCACTTTGGACATGAATAATATCTTACTGGA tatTGAACTACAGGTGCAGGAGCAGCCCCTCTCTGTGCGCGCTGACGTCTACTCTCACCTGGAGGCGTTTGTGCCCTGCAATAAGGAAGCTCTGCTCAAACGCCTCAAAAAGCTTAGTCTCAACATCCAG gacGACCGTCTGCGTACCCCCCTTTTGAAGTTGAAGctggctgtgtgtagtgtgatgCCAGAACAAACTGCTAGATACAACATGGACTGCATGGCCAAAGTGGCAGCCAA caggCAGCAGATGGAGGAAGGAGAGCGGAATGGttcggaggaggaggaggaggagagaacgGGGAAGAGGGTGATAGGGCCACGGAAGAAGTTCATCTGGGATGACAAACTCAG GAACCTGCTTTGTAACCTGGTTCGGGTAAAGCTGAAGTGTTTTGAGCAGgagcagtgctctctctctgtagaggACTACCTCAAAGCTTTCTTGGAGAATGAGGTCAAACCTCTCTGGCCCAAAGGCTGGATGCAAGCCag GATGCTGTTTAAGGAGAGCCGTACAGTACACGGACACCTCACAGGCCT GGGCAAGAAGAGAATAGTTCCAACCCCCAAACCCACTAAAGTAAAG GAGGTGGGATGGACCCAGCGAGCGTCCCTGGCACTAGACCCCGCCTCTGCATCTCCAGCACTGCTCACGCCTGTGCGCccgcccccctcccctccctcggAACCCATCTGCTTGTCAGACTCGCTCGACGAGGACCTGGCTACCAACTCGCTGGACTCCATAGCTCATGCCCTCTCCCTCCTCAACAAAGCAGCCAATGGTGTGAACCTCAGCTCCGCACACACTTCTAGCTCTCCACCCAGAGCTctgagctcctcctccaccgGAGTCGGCCACTACTCCTCCCCGCTCCCTCACACAGAGAGCCCTGCCCTATCTCTGTCCACCTCTCCCGTCACTTCCTGTCCCCTCTCTTCCACATCGCCGGCATTGTCAGGACGGATGGAGACCTTCTCCGGACTGAAAGATATTGGGTGTCTGCAGAGAAGGCCAGTGACGTCTGGGGGAAGGTCCAGTGTCTCGAACATGAACGCTACACCCCCTGCCAAGCCTCGCCCTCCCCCAACTGCCTCACCCCTGCTCCCCCCACAGCAGAGGGCTTTTGGGGTGATGGGAATGAAACCTGGTCACAGTACACCACCTACAGGTCAGCTGAAGAACTCTGGAAGCAAATCTGCGGATGGTTGCAGCGGCATGGCGGCTGTCTCGCAGACATCGCGTGTGAACTCTCACCTGAATTGCTTGAACTCCAGAAGCCCTCAGCAACCATCACGGGTGCCGAGCTCCCCCTCCCAGTCTCCCACGACCCCatcaccctctcccctcctcccccagaGCAAAGCCCCGCCCCTGGCCCACCCCCAGCCAGGATTCATCACGCCAATGCAGGCCACGCTCACCAAGTCTTCCCACAGCAGCAGCTCTCCCATCATAAAGCTCACGCACCGTCCTCCAGCTCCCAcgcctcctcctgtctcctccccctccccttccccctccctctccctggcccATTCCCGGTCCCAGATCCTCACACAGCCTCTCCAGTACAGTCCCAAGAGCCCAGGTTTCAGACCGCCATTCAGCGTGCCTGCCCCGAGCTCAGCAGTGAAACCCAGCGCTGGccagctgagctacagctttgcTGGTGGGCAGAAGTCCATCAGTCCTCTTGGGAGTTCTGCAGGCATTACCAACCCCAGCTCCATAGCCACATCCCACACCACTGGCTTCCATGACAATAACACCTCCCCCTCTGCTGTCTCGACCAACCATGGACATAGGCAGAAACCTGTGGGAGGAGCTAGTCAGAGTGCCAAGACTTCGGCCAGTCGAGTGTCGGCCATGGGACTGCCCCCTCCATCTGACTCCTCCCTCTTGTCCCAG GTGACGTCAGCAGCAGGTGGAAGTCTCCTGGGCTCAGTGGGGGCATCTCTGCCGCTGGGCTTTGGGATGTTGGGTGGTCTGGTGCCTGTCTCATTGCCCTTCCAGTTCCCACCACTGCTGAACTTTGCGCCGCCTGGCCCAGCCACGCCCACACCTGGGTGCAGCACGGGTGGAGCCTCACCCGCCTCAAACTCAGGATACGGACTGACTCAGA ATCTGTTTAAGAGTTTGCAGTCAGGTGTGCAGGCTGCTCTACCTCCTCACCTACAGCTTGCTTTCTCAG ATACGAACCAAAGCCAGGCAGATGTGAAAAGGAAGTCCCACTGA
- the ubn2a gene encoding ubinuclein-2a isoform X5, with translation MAEPRKVQFVTLSAFAGGPGAESRKHRLEDETDMNFGRGARMGASVTGAAGGRGLFDKTVKKRTVRLSLSLPEPSDKSSSEFNYGELLRSQQAQTSPRAVAPALEPTDPSSDDERETPEAEALSKKFDSKYYDELVPASLTTKLGGFYINTGTLQFRAASESEGEDVDKDKHTGEGEDQDLKKKRKDGASLEVKKPRKNRLPKQGTLGLNIHRPEKKRRRKPMKDSLCLAAMLRRFTREKEEMHKHGLAAASNSLHPQLHHIHTTNNDTLLADLAADPAMMSLLTSANENELQDLLSDLDFSVLDTGPQPPAVARENGQLASGVGPKVGGGALSRGQVGLLSPPPLPDGLPAPLVKRIEDLRSASRQFDQEGRKKFFTLDMNNILLDIELQVQEQPLSVRADVYSHLEAFVPCNKEALLKRLKKLSLNIQDDRLRTPLLKLKLAVCSVMPEQTARYNMDCMAKVAANRQQMEEGERNGSEEEEEERTGKRVIGPRKKFIWDDKLRNLLCNLVRVKLKCFEQEQCSLSVEDYLKAFLENEVKPLWPKGWMQARMLFKESRTVHGHLTGLGKKRIVPTPKPTKVKEVGWTQRASLALDPASASPALLTPVRPPPSPPSEPICLSDSLDEDLATNSLDSIAHALSLLNKAANGVNLSSAHTSSSPPRALSSSSTGVGHYSSPLPHTESPALSLSTSPVTSCPLSSTSPALSGRMETFSGLKDIGCLQRRPVTSGGRSSVSNMNATPPAKPRPPPTASPLLPPQQRAFGVMGMKPGHSTPPTGQLKNSGSKSADGCSGMAAVSQTSRVNSHLNCLNSRSPQQPSRVPSSPSQSPTTPSPSPLLPQSKAPPLAHPQPGFITPMQATLTKSSHSSSSPIIKLTHRPPAPTPPPVSSPSPSPSLSLAHSRSQILTQPLQYSPKSPGFRPPFSVPAPSSAVKPSAGQLSYSFAGGQKSISPLGSSAGITNPSSIATSHTTGFHDNNTSPSAVSTNHGHRQKPVGGASQSAKTSASRVSAMGLPPPSDSSLLSQVTSAAGGSLLGSVGASLPLGFGMLGGLVPVSLPFQFPPLLNFAPPGPATPTPGCSTGGASPASNSGYGLTQNLFKSLQSGVQAALPPHLQLAFSDTNQSQADVKRKSH, from the exons ATGGCCGAACCGAGAAAAGTGCAGTTTGTCACTCTGTCGGCCTTTGCCGGTGGTCCAGGCGCAGAGTCCAGGAAACACCGGCTGGAAGATGAGACCGACATGAACTTTGGCAGAGGCGCGAGGATGGGCGCTTCGGTGACCGGGGCAGCAGGAGGTCGCGGTTTGTTCGACAAAACTGTGAAAAAGAGAACCGTGCGCCTGAGCCTCAGTCTCCCAGAGCCCAGCGACAAGTCCTCGTCCGAGTTCAACTACGGCGAGCTCCTGCGATCTCAACAG GCCCAGACGAGTCCGCGAGCTGTTGCACCTGCTCTTGAGCCCACTGATCCATCCAGCGACGATGAAAGGGAGACACCGGAAGCGGAGGCTTTGTCCAAAAAGTTTGATAGCAAATAC TATGATGAGCTTGTTCCAGCATCTCTCACCACCAAGCTGGGAGGTTTCTACATCAATACGGGCACTCTGCAGTTTCGGGCAGCCTCCGAGTCCGAGGGCGAAGATGTCGATAAAGACAAGCACACAGGG GAGGGGGAAGACCAGGatctgaagaagaagaggaaagatGGCGCCAGTCTGGAAGTGAAGAAACCGCGGAAAAACCGACTGCCCAAACAGGG CACACTGGGCCTGAATATCCACAGAccagagaagaagaggagaaggaagCCGATGAaggactctctctgtctggctgccATGCTCCGCCGCTTCACCCGCGAGAAGGAGGAGATGCACAAACACGGCCTGGCCGCGGCCAGCAACTCGCTCCACCCCCAGCTCCAccacatccacaccaccaaTAATGACACGCTGCTCGCTGACCTGGCCGCTGACCCTGCCATGATGTCACTGCTGACCTCGGCGAATGAGAACGAGTTGCAGGACCTCCTGAGCGACCTGGATTTCAGTGTGCTGGACACTGGGCCGCAGCCCCCTGCCGTGGCCAGGGAGAACGGCCAGCTGGCCAGTGGCGTGGGGCCGAAAGTGGGAGGAGGGGCGCTGAGTCGGGGGCAGGTGGggcttctctctccccctcccctgcctGATGGTCTGCCTGCCCCCCTCGTCAAGCGCATCGAAGACCTGCGTTCG GCATCACGACAGTTTGACCAAGAGGGCAGGAAGAAGTTTTTCACTTTGGACATGAATAATATCTTACTGGA tatTGAACTACAGGTGCAGGAGCAGCCCCTCTCTGTGCGCGCTGACGTCTACTCTCACCTGGAGGCGTTTGTGCCCTGCAATAAGGAAGCTCTGCTCAAACGCCTCAAAAAGCTTAGTCTCAACATCCAG gacGACCGTCTGCGTACCCCCCTTTTGAAGTTGAAGctggctgtgtgtagtgtgatgCCAGAACAAACTGCTAGATACAACATGGACTGCATGGCCAAAGTGGCAGCCAA caggCAGCAGATGGAGGAAGGAGAGCGGAATGGttcggaggaggaggaggaggagagaacgGGGAAGAGGGTGATAGGGCCACGGAAGAAGTTCATCTGGGATGACAAACTCAG GAACCTGCTTTGTAACCTGGTTCGGGTAAAGCTGAAGTGTTTTGAGCAGgagcagtgctctctctctgtagaggACTACCTCAAAGCTTTCTTGGAGAATGAGGTCAAACCTCTCTGGCCCAAAGGCTGGATGCAAGCCag GATGCTGTTTAAGGAGAGCCGTACAGTACACGGACACCTCACAGGCCT GGGCAAGAAGAGAATAGTTCCAACCCCCAAACCCACTAAAGTAAAG GAGGTGGGATGGACCCAGCGAGCGTCCCTGGCACTAGACCCCGCCTCTGCATCTCCAGCACTGCTCACGCCTGTGCGCccgcccccctcccctccctcggAACCCATCTGCTTGTCAGACTCGCTCGACGAGGACCTGGCTACCAACTCGCTGGACTCCATAGCTCATGCCCTCTCCCTCCTCAACAAAGCAGCCAATGGTGTGAACCTCAGCTCCGCACACACTTCTAGCTCTCCACCCAGAGCTctgagctcctcctccaccgGAGTCGGCCACTACTCCTCCCCGCTCCCTCACACAGAGAGCCCTGCCCTATCTCTGTCCACCTCTCCCGTCACTTCCTGTCCCCTCTCTTCCACATCGCCGGCATTGTCAGGACGGATGGAGACCTTCTCCGGACTGAAAGATATTGGGTGTCTGCAGAGAAGGCCAGTGACGTCTGGGGGAAGGTCCAGTGTCTCGAACATGAACGCTACACCCCCTGCCAAGCCTCGCCCTCCCCCAACTGCCTCACCCCTGCTCCCCCCACAGCAGAGGGCTTTTGGGGTGATGGGAATGAAACCTGGTCACAGTACACCACCTACAGGTCAGCTGAAGAACTCTGGAAGCAAATCTGCGGATGGTTGCAGCGGCATGGCGGCTGTCTCGCAGACATCGCGTGTGAACTCTCACCTGAATTGCTTGAACTCCAGAAGCCCTCAGCAACCATCACGGGTGCCGAGCTCCCCCTCCCAGTCTCCCACGACCCCatcaccctctcccctcctcccccagaGCAAAGCCCCGCCCCTGGCCCACCCCCAGCCAGGATTCATCACGCCAATGCAGGCCACGCTCACCAAGTCTTCCCACAGCAGCAGCTCTCCCATCATAAAGCTCACGCACCGTCCTCCAGCTCCCAcgcctcctcctgtctcctccccctccccttccccctccctctccctggcccATTCCCGGTCCCAGATCCTCACACAGCCTCTCCAGTACAGTCCCAAGAGCCCAGGTTTCAGACCGCCATTCAGCGTGCCTGCCCCGAGCTCAGCAGTGAAACCCAGCGCTGGccagctgagctacagctttgcTGGTGGGCAGAAGTCCATCAGTCCTCTTGGGAGTTCTGCAGGCATTACCAACCCCAGCTCCATAGCCACATCCCACACCACTGGCTTCCATGACAATAACACCTCCCCCTCTGCTGTCTCGACCAACCATGGACATAGGCAGAAACCTGTGGGAGGAGCTAGTCAGAGTGCCAAGACTTCGGCCAGTCGAGTGTCGGCCATGGGACTGCCCCCTCCATCTGACTCCTCCCTCTTGTCCCAG GTGACGTCAGCAGCAGGTGGAAGTCTCCTGGGCTCAGTGGGGGCATCTCTGCCGCTGGGCTTTGGGATGTTGGGTGGTCTGGTGCCTGTCTCATTGCCCTTCCAGTTCCCACCACTGCTGAACTTTGCGCCGCCTGGCCCAGCCACGCCCACACCTGGGTGCAGCACGGGTGGAGCCTCACCCGCCTCAAACTCAGGATACGGACTGACTCAGA ATCTGTTTAAGAGTTTGCAGTCAGGTGTGCAGGCTGCTCTACCTCCTCACCTACAGCTTGCTTTCTCAG ATACGAACCAAAGCCAGGCAGATGTGAAAAGGAAGTCCCACTGA
- the ubn2a gene encoding ubinuclein-2a isoform X6 codes for MAEPRKVQFVTLSAFAGGPGAESRKHRLEDETDMNFGRGARMGASVTGAAGGRGLFDKTVKKRTVRLSLSLPEPSDKSSSEFNYGELLRSQQYDELVPASLTTKLGGFYINTGTLQFRAASESEGEDVDKDKHTGEGEDQDLKKKRKDGASLEVKKPRKNRLPKQGTLGLNIHRPEKKRRRKPMKDSLCLAAMLRRFTREKEEMHKHGLAAASNSLHPQLHHIHTTNNDTLLADLAADPAMMSLLTSANENELQDLLSDLDFSVLDTGPQPPAVARENGQLASGVGPKVGGGALSRGQVGLLSPPPLPDGLPAPLVKRIEDLRSASRQFDQEGRKKFFTLDMNNILLDIELQVQEQPLSVRADVYSHLEAFVPCNKEALLKRLKKLSLNIQDDRLRTPLLKLKLAVCSVMPEQTARYNMDCMAKVAANRQQMEEGERNGSEEEEEERTGKRVIGPRKKFIWDDKLRNLLCNLVRVKLKCFEQEQCSLSVEDYLKAFLENEVKPLWPKGWMQARMLFKESRTVHGHLTGLGKKRIVPTPKPTKVKEVGWTQRASLALDPASASPALLTPVRPPPSPPSEPICLSDSLDEDLATNSLDSIAHALSLLNKAANGVNLSSAHTSSSPPRALSSSSTGVGHYSSPLPHTESPALSLSTSPVTSCPLSSTSPALSGRMETFSGLKDIGCLQRRPVTSGGRSSVSNMNATPPAKPRPPPTASPLLPPQQRAFGVMGMKPGHSTPPTGQLKNSGSKSADGCSGMAAVSQTSRVNSHLNCLNSRSPQQPSRVPSSPSQSPTTPSPSPLLPQSKAPPLAHPQPGFITPMQATLTKSSHSSSSPIIKLTHRPPAPTPPPVSSPSPSPSLSLAHSRSQILTQPLQYSPKSPGFRPPFSVPAPSSAVKPSAGQLSYSFAGGQKSISPLGSSAGITNPSSIATSHTTGFHDNNTSPSAVSTNHGHRQKPVGGASQSAKTSASRVSAMGLPPPSDSSLLSQVTSAAGGSLLGSVGASLPLGFGMLGGLVPVSLPFQFPPLLNFAPPGPATPTPGCSTGGASPASNSGYGLTQNLFKSLQSGVQAALPPHLQLAFSDTNQSQADVKRKSH; via the exons ATGGCCGAACCGAGAAAAGTGCAGTTTGTCACTCTGTCGGCCTTTGCCGGTGGTCCAGGCGCAGAGTCCAGGAAACACCGGCTGGAAGATGAGACCGACATGAACTTTGGCAGAGGCGCGAGGATGGGCGCTTCGGTGACCGGGGCAGCAGGAGGTCGCGGTTTGTTCGACAAAACTGTGAAAAAGAGAACCGTGCGCCTGAGCCTCAGTCTCCCAGAGCCCAGCGACAAGTCCTCGTCCGAGTTCAACTACGGCGAGCTCCTGCGATCTCAACAG TATGATGAGCTTGTTCCAGCATCTCTCACCACCAAGCTGGGAGGTTTCTACATCAATACGGGCACTCTGCAGTTTCGGGCAGCCTCCGAGTCCGAGGGCGAAGATGTCGATAAAGACAAGCACACAGGG GAGGGGGAAGACCAGGatctgaagaagaagaggaaagatGGCGCCAGTCTGGAAGTGAAGAAACCGCGGAAAAACCGACTGCCCAAACAGGG CACACTGGGCCTGAATATCCACAGAccagagaagaagaggagaaggaagCCGATGAaggactctctctgtctggctgccATGCTCCGCCGCTTCACCCGCGAGAAGGAGGAGATGCACAAACACGGCCTGGCCGCGGCCAGCAACTCGCTCCACCCCCAGCTCCAccacatccacaccaccaaTAATGACACGCTGCTCGCTGACCTGGCCGCTGACCCTGCCATGATGTCACTGCTGACCTCGGCGAATGAGAACGAGTTGCAGGACCTCCTGAGCGACCTGGATTTCAGTGTGCTGGACACTGGGCCGCAGCCCCCTGCCGTGGCCAGGGAGAACGGCCAGCTGGCCAGTGGCGTGGGGCCGAAAGTGGGAGGAGGGGCGCTGAGTCGGGGGCAGGTGGggcttctctctccccctcccctgcctGATGGTCTGCCTGCCCCCCTCGTCAAGCGCATCGAAGACCTGCGTTCG GCATCACGACAGTTTGACCAAGAGGGCAGGAAGAAGTTTTTCACTTTGGACATGAATAATATCTTACTGGA tatTGAACTACAGGTGCAGGAGCAGCCCCTCTCTGTGCGCGCTGACGTCTACTCTCACCTGGAGGCGTTTGTGCCCTGCAATAAGGAAGCTCTGCTCAAACGCCTCAAAAAGCTTAGTCTCAACATCCAG gacGACCGTCTGCGTACCCCCCTTTTGAAGTTGAAGctggctgtgtgtagtgtgatgCCAGAACAAACTGCTAGATACAACATGGACTGCATGGCCAAAGTGGCAGCCAA caggCAGCAGATGGAGGAAGGAGAGCGGAATGGttcggaggaggaggaggaggagagaacgGGGAAGAGGGTGATAGGGCCACGGAAGAAGTTCATCTGGGATGACAAACTCAG GAACCTGCTTTGTAACCTGGTTCGGGTAAAGCTGAAGTGTTTTGAGCAGgagcagtgctctctctctgtagaggACTACCTCAAAGCTTTCTTGGAGAATGAGGTCAAACCTCTCTGGCCCAAAGGCTGGATGCAAGCCag GATGCTGTTTAAGGAGAGCCGTACAGTACACGGACACCTCACAGGCCT GGGCAAGAAGAGAATAGTTCCAACCCCCAAACCCACTAAAGTAAAG GAGGTGGGATGGACCCAGCGAGCGTCCCTGGCACTAGACCCCGCCTCTGCATCTCCAGCACTGCTCACGCCTGTGCGCccgcccccctcccctccctcggAACCCATCTGCTTGTCAGACTCGCTCGACGAGGACCTGGCTACCAACTCGCTGGACTCCATAGCTCATGCCCTCTCCCTCCTCAACAAAGCAGCCAATGGTGTGAACCTCAGCTCCGCACACACTTCTAGCTCTCCACCCAGAGCTctgagctcctcctccaccgGAGTCGGCCACTACTCCTCCCCGCTCCCTCACACAGAGAGCCCTGCCCTATCTCTGTCCACCTCTCCCGTCACTTCCTGTCCCCTCTCTTCCACATCGCCGGCATTGTCAGGACGGATGGAGACCTTCTCCGGACTGAAAGATATTGGGTGTCTGCAGAGAAGGCCAGTGACGTCTGGGGGAAGGTCCAGTGTCTCGAACATGAACGCTACACCCCCTGCCAAGCCTCGCCCTCCCCCAACTGCCTCACCCCTGCTCCCCCCACAGCAGAGGGCTTTTGGGGTGATGGGAATGAAACCTGGTCACAGTACACCACCTACAGGTCAGCTGAAGAACTCTGGAAGCAAATCTGCGGATGGTTGCAGCGGCATGGCGGCTGTCTCGCAGACATCGCGTGTGAACTCTCACCTGAATTGCTTGAACTCCAGAAGCCCTCAGCAACCATCACGGGTGCCGAGCTCCCCCTCCCAGTCTCCCACGACCCCatcaccctctcccctcctcccccagaGCAAAGCCCCGCCCCTGGCCCACCCCCAGCCAGGATTCATCACGCCAATGCAGGCCACGCTCACCAAGTCTTCCCACAGCAGCAGCTCTCCCATCATAAAGCTCACGCACCGTCCTCCAGCTCCCAcgcctcctcctgtctcctccccctccccttccccctccctctccctggcccATTCCCGGTCCCAGATCCTCACACAGCCTCTCCAGTACAGTCCCAAGAGCCCAGGTTTCAGACCGCCATTCAGCGTGCCTGCCCCGAGCTCAGCAGTGAAACCCAGCGCTGGccagctgagctacagctttgcTGGTGGGCAGAAGTCCATCAGTCCTCTTGGGAGTTCTGCAGGCATTACCAACCCCAGCTCCATAGCCACATCCCACACCACTGGCTTCCATGACAATAACACCTCCCCCTCTGCTGTCTCGACCAACCATGGACATAGGCAGAAACCTGTGGGAGGAGCTAGTCAGAGTGCCAAGACTTCGGCCAGTCGAGTGTCGGCCATGGGACTGCCCCCTCCATCTGACTCCTCCCTCTTGTCCCAG GTGACGTCAGCAGCAGGTGGAAGTCTCCTGGGCTCAGTGGGGGCATCTCTGCCGCTGGGCTTTGGGATGTTGGGTGGTCTGGTGCCTGTCTCATTGCCCTTCCAGTTCCCACCACTGCTGAACTTTGCGCCGCCTGGCCCAGCCACGCCCACACCTGGGTGCAGCACGGGTGGAGCCTCACCCGCCTCAAACTCAGGATACGGACTGACTCAGA ATCTGTTTAAGAGTTTGCAGTCAGGTGTGCAGGCTGCTCTACCTCCTCACCTACAGCTTGCTTTCTCAG ATACGAACCAAAGCCAGGCAGATGTGAAAAGGAAGTCCCACTGA